One Skermanella pratensis genomic window, TGGCACGGGGGCATTCGTGCGGGAGTGCAGGTCATGCAGCGGAAACACCAGCGGCCTTCGGTTCTCCGGGCACTCGTGCTCGGACTCATGCTCGTAGCGGCGCTGGCAGTGCAGTCCGGAAGCGCCGGCGCCGGTGAAACGGGAAAGCTTCACCAGTTCATGGGCGACTATGTCGGCCAAAGCATCTCGCTGGCCGACCAGGGGCTCAACGAGCGTGACCTTGCCGTGACCATCAAGCCTTATGGAAACGATGGTTTCTCCCTGGACTGGACCACGATCACGCGGCGGATGGACGGCAAGACGAAGCAGCAGACCTATTCGGTCGCGTTCGAGCCGACCCAGCGGCAGGGCATCTTCAGGGCGGCGCAGCGGCGCAACATGTTCGGCCACTTCACGCCTCTGGACCCTATGGCGGGCGAGCCCTACCTGTGGGCAAATCTCGAAAACGATACGCTGACCGTCCAGGCGCTGCTGATCACGGACGAAGGCGGCTACGAGATCCAGACCTATGAACGGACGCTGGCGCCCCATGGCCTGGACCTCAAGTTCTCGCGGGTATCGGACGGCAAGGTCCTGAAGACGATCGACGGCGTGCTTCGAAGGGTCAAGGACGGCCAGGTCGAGCAGGGAAAGTAGACGGCGTCCAGGACAGCGCGCTCAGTCCAGCATGGTGCTCCTGACGGTGATGAATCGGGTGATGGTGCCCAGCCAGCCGGGGGCGAGGCCGAACCCCTGAAGGAACAGGGAGCCGACAATCCGCGAGACCCGGCCCTCGGCGTCCGCGAAGGGAAGCAGCAGCCGTTCGCAGACCACCGGCGCGGCACCCCGCCGGCGCAACTCGTCGTCGGACCAGATGACCTGGCCGGTCGCGCGGACCTTCTGGCAATCGCTCTCGAGACGTTCGCTGCCCGGTCCCAGGAGGCCGCCGCCGAGCTGGCGGCCGGACAGATCCACCCCGAGGGTCCGGACCAGGCCGGCTCCGAAGCGGCTGAGGCAGGCTCCGGCATCGGTGAACTTGACCTCGAACATGTCGGGCAGCCAGGGACCCAGCTCCGGCACGATGTCGAGGGACCAGACCGGCAGGTGATCGTGCGCCTGCTGGTGGCTCAGCCAAAGCTCGTACATGCACCAGAGGCGCTGGTCGCCCGGATAGTAGCTGCTCAGGTTCCAGGAGAAGCCGTCGCAGATCCCGGCGGCCGCCACGGGGTTGGCGACGGAAGGTTCGCTGTAGAACCGCTCCAACTGAGCCGTGACAGTTTGCGCAATGGACATCGGGGCCTCGCCGGTATGGACGCCAGGGACCTTCCTGGCACTCTCATCCAAAGCACGAAGTATGCCAATAGGAGGAGTTCCGGCCAAACCGCCTGTTCCAAAGATGTGACCTTTATTGCGAGGCATACGGAACCGGCCGCCGGGGCACAGCCGGCCGGGCAGAATCTGCCGGTGGGAAACTCCTGCCGGAACATGTTGCGGCAAGCCCTGTTCGTTTTTAAGCGACCGGGGCCCGCAGGATCGCCGCAAGACATTTCAAAAAGCAAATGCGAACAGGAGAAAACCCATGAACACGATTTCGCGTTTTGCAACCGGGGCAGTCCTGCTGCTGGCCCTGGCCGGCTGTAGCGACAACATGATGGGCCGATCCGATCCGCCGGCCACCTCACCCGCCGGCACCTCGACCAACGGGCTCGGTACCGACCAGGTGATGTGCCCGCCCGGAAGCCAGCAGCCCGAGTGCCTGCGTCCCAGGACCAACCCCGACGATTGATTCTTCGGCAGCGGAATGAGCGACGGGCCGGGACCGCGATCAGCGGCGCCCGGCCCGGTGCTTCGCCATGAAGGTCGGCGGCTTGCGGGCGACCCAGCGGACGAAGCGGGCGATTTCCGGATGCTCCCGCAGCCGATCCACCGTGTGGTACTGGTCGCGCAGTTCCTTCTCGCTCAGCACCGTGTGGATCTTGGCATGGCAGATCCTGTGAAGGGCTACCGTCTCCGTCCCCTTGTAGGTCCGCGGCACCAGATGGTGAAGGTTCACGCTGGGTCCGGGCACCAGCGGACGGCCGCAGAGCGGACAGATCGCCCCGGCCTCCTTTTCCTTCGTTACCACGGCCGGATCCTCACGACCGGATCAGGCCGGCTTCAGGAATGACCAGCCCACTCCCCGGTGAAGGCGCCCGGGGCGCCTCCTCCCGGAGCGTGATGCGGAACGGCTATTGCGCCGTCCATCCGCCGTCCATCGACAGGGCGGCGCCGGTCATGTTGCCGGCGGCGTCGGAACACAGGAACACCGCGAGCTCTCCCAGTTGCTCCGGGGTCACGAACCGCTTGGACGGCTGCTTCTCTCCCAGCAGGTCGCGTGCCGCTTCCTCGCCGCTCAGGCCCTTGCGTTCGGCCAGGGCGTCGATCTGCTTCTGCACGAGCGGCGTCAGCACCCAGCCCGGGCAGATCGAGTTGGAGGTGATGCCGGTCTCCGCGTTCTCCAGCGCGATCACCTTGCTGAGGCCGATGACGCCGTGCTTGGCGGCGACATAGGCCGACTTGTTGACGCTGGCGACGAGACCGTGGGCCGACGCGATGTTGATGATCCGGCCCCAGCCGCGCTGCTTCATCTGCGGCAGGGCGTAATGGGCACCGTAGAAGACCGCGGACAGGTTGATCGCGATGACCGCTTCCCAGCGTTCGGCCGGGAACTCCTCGACCGGGGCGGTGAACTGGATGCCGGCGTTGTTGACCAGGATGTCGACCTTGCCGAGCTCGCCGGTGGCGTGGTCGATCAGCCCCTTGATCTGGTCGGGCTTGCTCATGTCGGCGCCGTCATAGCCGACCTTGACGCCGAACCGGTCGGCGATGCCCTTCGTCAGGGTGGCGATGGCGTCGGCGTCGCCGAAGCCGTTCAGCATCACGTCGGCCCCCTTGGCCGCCAGAGCCTCGGCGATGCCGAGGCCGATGCCGCTGGTGGAGCCGGTGACGACGGCGGTCTTGCCTTTAAGCATTGTTGATCTCCTTCGAGGGCGAGGCTGCGACAGGAGTGATAGACGCTGGTGCGGAACAGGCCAAGCACTTCGCTGAGCGCGCCTTCCTAAACGTCCGAGCACCGGCGAAGGATCATCGGGGCGATGCCGGCTCCACCGGGACGATCACGCTGTCGGGCGGCAGCGGGCGGGCGTCGGCGGCCTTGCGCCGGCTCGACTCCGCGGCCCGGCGTTCCAGGGTCTCGGCCAGCGCCCCGGTGTCGAGGCTGCGGCGCGGGCGGTCCAGGGGTCCGGCGAGGGTCAGGCCGAAGGCGGGCAGCTCGGGATCGGCGACCAGCTTGACGTCGAGGGCCAGGTCGATCGACCGGTCGGTCAGGCTGGCCGAACCGCGGCCGGTGACGTCGGCGTTCGGCGCTGTCACGGCGAGATCGCCCGATCGGATCACGCCCTGTTCGACCTCGACAGTCCCGGCAAGCCGGTCGAAGGGGCTTTCGCCGCCGGCCATCGCCCGGGCGAGCTGGTCGAGCGCCTGCTTCGGCTTGTCGGCACCGGCCGCCGCGGCCAGGGCGCGCTCCAGGTCGATTCCCGAGAGGGTGCCTTCCCGTACCACCACCCTGCCGGAGCCGCCGAGGGCGGCGACGAGGGCGGCGGGGCTGACGCCGGTGGTCTCAAGATCCAGATCGAGGTTGAGGATGCCGTCCGTGACGTCGACTCCGGCCGGCCCGTCGCGGAGCCGGGACAGGTCGGCATCGACGACCGACAGCTTGGCCGAGACCCGCGGAGGCGTGTCTGGCGCCGCCGTCAGGCTGCCGGACAGTCCGACCTGCCCACCGAAGGCGCTGCCGTCGAGCTGTTCGACGGTCAGGGTGCCGCCTTCCAGCCGGGCGCGGACGGCGGGGTCCGCCAGGCGCCGGCTCCCCTGGACGATCGCCCGGGAAGTCAGCGCCAGCTTGCCGTCGGCGGCCCGAAGCCAGTCCAGGGAGAGCGGGGCGTCGGACCACAGCGCCCCTTCCGCCGCCAGAGCCGGCTGGATCAGCGACGGGACCATCAGGGCGCGGGAGGATGCCTGGAGGAACTGGTCGATCACGATCTCCCCGGTCTGGAGCCGGGCGTCGATGACGGCCCGCTCGCCCGCGAGGTCGATGGTGGTTTCGCCCTGGACGCTGACCGGCCCGGCCATGCCCTGGATCGCCGACAGCGACAGCGCGGATTCGGACCCCGCCACCTCGGCATAGACGTCGAACGCGCCGAGGGTGCCGGCCGGGCGCCAGTCCGGCGCGAACAGCTGGACGAGCCGAGCGGCGTCCGGATGGGTGGCCCGGACCTTGAGGTCGTAGTTCGGCGCGGTCGCGACCTGGCTCAGGCTGCCGCCCGCCTGGACGGACCCGCCGCCGCCGGCGAAGGTCAGGTCGAGCGCCAGCCGCTCCGGGTCGCCCGCCACCCTGCCCTTCAGGGTCGCCTCGCCCAGGCGGTCGGCCGGCAGCGCCGCCGGCCATGCCGCCGGAAAGGCGCGGCTGAACGGGACCAGGGAGCCGGCCCTGAGATCGACCGACAGGTCGATGTCGTCGAGCGGCTTCAGCTTCCTGATGCCGCCCTGGACCGTGCCGGAGATGCCGGCGGCGTCGGCCGCGCGGAACTGGCGGACCGACAGCGACCCGTTCGACAGGGTGCCGTCGAAGCCGGCCTGCTGGACCGGGACACCCGATAGGGTGAGGGTGCCGATCTCGGCGTTCAGGTTGGCGTCGAAACCTTCGAGCCACCCGGCGAAATCGGGCCGGGCGACACCCTCCGGCCGGACATGGACCTCGCCGGTGTCGGTCACCCCGGTGAGGTCGGGCGCGTAGGCGTCCAGGTTGAGGCGGTCGATCTCCAGCCGGGCGCCGAAACCCGGGCGGCCGCGGTCGACATAGGCGATGCCGCCGATCATCCGGGAGGTATCGATCCTGAGATCCAGACCGGCGAACTGAAAATTGTCGGGCCGGCCGATCAGACGGCTGGTCAGAGAGAACTTGCGCAGGCGGTCGGCCGGGACGCGGTCGACCGAGTAGCCGAGCCACTCCAGCAGCGCCCTCAGATTGTCGGCGTTGGCATCGACCGATACATCCACGACGGGCAGCCCGCGTTCGG contains:
- a CDS encoding PAS domain-containing protein — protein: MSIAQTVTAQLERFYSEPSVANPVAAAGICDGFSWNLSSYYPGDQRLWCMYELWLSHQQAHDHLPVWSLDIVPELGPWLPDMFEVKFTDAGACLSRFGAGLVRTLGVDLSGRQLGGGLLGPGSERLESDCQKVRATGQVIWSDDELRRRGAAPVVCERLLLPFADAEGRVSRIVGSLFLQGFGLAPGWLGTITRFITVRSTMLD
- a CDS encoding HNH endonuclease — translated: MVTKEKEAGAICPLCGRPLVPGPSVNLHHLVPRTYKGTETVALHRICHAKIHTVLSEKELRDQYHTVDRLREHPEIARFVRWVARKPPTFMAKHRAGRR
- a CDS encoding 3-hydroxybutyrate dehydrogenase — its product is MLKGKTAVVTGSTSGIGLGIAEALAAKGADVMLNGFGDADAIATLTKGIADRFGVKVGYDGADMSKPDQIKGLIDHATGELGKVDILVNNAGIQFTAPVEEFPAERWEAVIAINLSAVFYGAHYALPQMKQRGWGRIINIASAHGLVASVNKSAYVAAKHGVIGLSKVIALENAETGITSNSICPGWVLTPLVQKQIDALAERKGLSGEEAARDLLGEKQPSKRFVTPEQLGELAVFLCSDAAGNMTGAALSMDGGWTAQ
- a CDS encoding AsmA family protein, translating into MKKLLIGFLAVLLLVVGAVLVIPSLIDWNSYKVDIAERISAATGRAVTLDGDIDLALLPRPTLSVAGARLASLPGAVEPDMARLRKLDVRVAFMPLLSGRIQVQSIALIEPVIALEVMRDGRRNWEFTPTGNAALPSNRFAEAVQLDKVTIENGTVVYRDATAAIHERVESVDAQIVAGSLVGPFQVQGSVLARGVPLAVELTAGRMGEGGALPVRVALRQPDAAGTLRFAGIVITGAEARVQGDLRAEGPDLLPAASAALKAAGEPPSDELPGVLRQPFNLRTAVNASTRLVELNGIELQVGDTRGTGALKYLPAGASAQGSVQGPAQGELALTFNRFDLDSWAALGGEGAPAFRLPAGLQGKLTLNIDALSYRGNIVRQARMDAGLDKGSMTLRRLSALLPGGADVAVTGTLVAERGLPVVDVSVDANADNLRALLEWLGYSVDRVPADRLRKFSLTSRLIGRPDNFQFAGLDLRIDTSRMIGGIAYVDRGRPGFGARLEIDRLNLDAYAPDLTGVTDTGEVHVRPEGVARPDFAGWLEGFDANLNAEIGTLTLSGVPVQQAGFDGTLSNGSLSVRQFRAADAAGISGTVQGGIRKLKPLDDIDLSVDLRAGSLVPFSRAFPAAWPAALPADRLGEATLKGRVAGDPERLALDLTFAGGGGSVQAGGSLSQVATAPNYDLKVRATHPDAARLVQLFAPDWRPAGTLGAFDVYAEVAGSESALSLSAIQGMAGPVSVQGETTIDLAGERAVIDARLQTGEIVIDQFLQASSRALMVPSLIQPALAAEGALWSDAPLSLDWLRAADGKLALTSRAIVQGSRRLADPAVRARLEGGTLTVEQLDGSAFGGQVGLSGSLTAAPDTPPRVSAKLSVVDADLSRLRDGPAGVDVTDGILNLDLDLETTGVSPAALVAALGGSGRVVVREGTLSGIDLERALAAAAGADKPKQALDQLARAMAGGESPFDRLAGTVEVEQGVIRSGDLAVTAPNADVTGRGSASLTDRSIDLALDVKLVADPELPAFGLTLAGPLDRPRRSLDTGALAETLERRAAESSRRKAADARPLPPDSVIVPVEPASPR